The Montipora foliosa isolate CH-2021 chromosome 10, ASM3666993v2, whole genome shotgun sequence genomic sequence CTAgccttgtacatgtatgcataaTGAATGTATGGTGCTGTGCAAAGACCTTACCAAAGTACCTACATGTAGACTACATGGCTCGCCTGTATGTTTACCTTATTTACCTTCatttagttttaaattttatttataagTCTCTTTGATTTAGATTATATTCATGATAATGATCTTGAGacaatgcaaaataaaaattaaacaggTCTGAAATTAATGAACACGAACAACATCATAAACATTGTAAGCCTCATTAAGGCATGaaggtgatttttttcattgtaaTAACAGGAACCCCATTTGCTGCATTGACTGGCACAGCTGATTCAGAAACATGTTCAGTAATACAATCCAAGCTGTCACTGAAAGATCCAATGGTCATCCGCATCAGTCCAAACCGAACAAACTTACGTTTTTCAGTACACAACAAAAGTAAGCCTGAAATGTTTAATGAACTCAATTGGCTGATTGATCATGTTAAGGAGAAAGGAGAGTCAGCCAGCAAAACTATCATATTTTGCAACACAATGAATGACATTGCTTGTGTAATAAACTATTTACTGCTTAAACTTGGACATTTTGCATATTCTCCAAAGAAATCACGTGAACATTCTGATTGTCTTGTTGGAATTTACCATTCAAGCTGTTGGCAACATAGCAAAGACAGAGTTGTCCAGTCACTAAAAGGTCAGGGGAAAGTGCGATTGGTTGTGGCCTCAACTGCTCTGAGCATGGGTGTCAATTTTCCAGATATCCGCTACATTATTAACTGGGGCCCTGCTCGGAGCCTGTTAGACCAACATCAAGAGGCCGGAAGAGCTGGCAGAGATGGTCTACCAAGTCATGTTCTGATAATCTATCATGGCCAGCAGCTCTCCCATTGTGAGGATGACATGAAGGAGTTTGTAAAGACAACAGGTTGCTTACGTGTGGCAGCTTACAAGTCGCTGGACGAGAGGATCCAGCCACAGGAGCCTCAACACTCTTGTTGTAGTCATTGCAGCCTAAATTGCATGTGTGATCACTGTGAAGCAAGTTTACCTTTGTTTGAAAAGCCTCATGCAAATAATGAAGATTCAGTAAAGGAAATCCTTTTAACAAGACCTGTGAGCAACCAGGATAAAGTCGACCTGATCGATTCTTTATTAGAAGTCAAGAACAGTCTTGTCACCAAGCATTCAGTTTTCGATGGTGTTTCCTGTCATGGGTTCTCTGACCAGCTTGTGCAAGACGTTGTAGCAAATTGTCCTTATCTGTTTACCATCAGTGACATTTCTGAATTGTGTCCAGTTTTTTCCATCTCTCACTGTCTTAAAGTATTAGAAATAATTCAAGAGATATTTTTAGACATTCCTAATTTTGATGAGTTTATGGACATCATAAGATTACCGGTAGATCATACCAATTGTGAGAACTTGGGCAGACTGTTATGGAATGAAACCTTACTAGGTGACGACAGCACAGGAAGTGAGGATGATGAAGAGTTTGTTGAAGTTTTGACTCTTTAATGCTTATGAATGTTTGACTCTATCATTTTGATTGAACTGTTCATGTCATTGGAGTGGGTAAGAGGTTGATTTTTTAACTAATAATATACACTACATGTAGCATAACAACTTTCTCATCACAGAATGTTCAAAGTAAAAATAACTTCTTTCTACATGAAAGTTGAGAAGAACAAGGTTTGGCGAACTTAAAGATAAAAATCCTAACACATGCAACAAGTATAATGCCCtgaaaaaaatgcttttatTTGGGGGCCTTATTAAAGTTGATACTGCATTGCATGATGTTCTAAATTACCGATTTATTGTAAAAGTACACAGTCTTATTTACAAAAATGTAGTGCTTTTCAATAAGTTTCCACCTGTGACGCCCCGATAATGGTTTCtgttatcatttttaaaattttgctgcTGGTGATATAGCTCTTTCTTCATAATTGGTTGCACCATTTTAAAAGTACTGATTACAGTAGCAAAAATTATGGCATTTGCCTTTTACAAATGTAgtacatgattattttttcaaacattttaattGATACTTCATGCACTGTCACACCGCAGGTACGACAGATTTATTAAATAAAAAGTTACTTCCTTTCATATATGGCACTCCATTGTTCAAGTAAGTCAGTGATCCAGTCATGTAGCTGTCGGTAGTCAAGGTCTGCAAAAAGGTTGGCATTAAATTTAGGAAAAGAGGGATGCCCCTCCCTGCCCCTGACAAATTTAAAGGCATTTATTGTCTGTAGATCACTGATGATTTGAGTAACTGCCTCTTCTTTTTTGGCAATAGAACGGTGTGTTGATCTATGTGATAGTTTGCAATCTTTGTCAATGTTATGTAAAATTAACTCAATTCCATCAAGAGTTCCAGCAATTCGAGCAGCAGTCTTTTCATTTAGATTTGGCCCGAGTGCCTTCCAAAGAATCTTCAAAAGATTGTTTTGGTGTTCCTTTCTTAAATCCATTGGAACATTGCAGGCTTTCCCACCATGCAAATTAACAACCCTGTTCCACTTGAGTCGGTCAGCCTCAAATTCGGGCAAGATTGCTGAAATCCGTACAAGATAGTGCAAGGTCACATAAGCATACTTTGTGTGTTTGTGGGACTTGTAAATTAACAGAACAAGTTTGTAGAGTTCGTAGATACGCTGTCCATCACCTTCTTTTACTGCGTCCTCAAATGCCATGAGGACAAGGCCAAATGACAATTTACACTGGTGATAGTTAAAGGGAAAGTCTTCTCTGATGTCATCTTCAGTAGACTCTGCCTGCTCTGGAGCAATAAAGTTTGGGTGGACCTGTCTCTCATGCCTAAATTAGTGGGAAGGGAACCACAATAAAAATTGCATATAATAAATgtagtttaaagataacaacaacaacagtaataataataataataataataataataataataataataataataataataataataataataataataacaaaaataatagtaACAACGACAAGGACAccaattgtttcattttctattGGCACTGTTGCTTTCTTTACTGTAAACAAATCAGATTGAGGCAAAAATGTCTGACATTTAACAAGCCAAAACAAGAtgagaaattttcaaaaataaagaCATCACACACCTGTTCCTTGTTGACTTTGTACTAAAGACAAGCCCGCATTTGTTTCTACAGAAGTAGTAGCCCAATTCATCTCTCTCGTCAAGAAGGTACAGCTGGAGCTTTAGATTGTGTTTCTCGAGTTCATggctaaaaaataaatatctttttgtAACATGATTAGTCAACTATTTTAAAAAGAGATGAAAAGTTTTAGACATTCTAACAGCAAAGAACAGAgagaaggcaaaaaaaaaaacaaattaaaaatttaaggcAGAGGAgctattttatttgtttgattttcctatttttcaGGTTATAGCACTCACCGGACTCTCCTAGAATGAAAGACATACGTCTTGTCACAGCCTTGAAATCTGCATGCAAACCCTTCCTGATTGGCCTGATGTAAATCTTGTGTTTGTTGTACTATACAGACTAGTTCAGATGGTCCTACATATTTTTCCACATGTTTTCTGCAGAGTTCAAGCAACCAATGCATCTTTGCTTCTTGACTGGAATTTTCTGCAGGCATTTCAATGGTTGATGATGGTTCATCTGGAATTATTATGTAGAACACAACCAGTTATATTTCAtgttattcaattttttttatggtttttttctcttttgatgtAATTCAGATCAATTTCATACCTTTGTTTAATTAAATCTGACCATTGAAATCCTTCCTTAATTTCCAGCAACATTTATTTAATAACCTGCATGGCAGGCTGAGGAAGGGGAAGGAAAGGGTGAAAGCACCTAAGCCAACTCTTATATTGTATTGATTAATAAGTAAAAGACAATATAATATCAATATAGTTTAATATCAAATCTCTGCTGTAAAAAATTAGTTACCATCAAGTTTGGACATTCCACACATCTCCATAAATGAAGCACATATATGTGCTTCAATCTCTCGTGAGTGCAAATCCTTATATTCGTTGTAATGGGAGTTCACACCCTTTGCAGCATTGAACTTGCCAGTACGGTTCATGCTGGCCCTTGAAGTCCCCAACTCAGCAGCTGATTCTGCCTTTACAAACATCTCAAATTCTgtctattgaaataaaaaagagTATATTAAACCCCAGGGGGGACTCCCACATGAAAGAGACAGGGGTGCTTGTtcgaaattttgaaaagaacccctgaGAGGTTCCAAGATCCAGTTGTAGGGGTGTGGATTGAAATGATTTTCTCCACCAACAGGTACCAATTCTTACATAACAAATGATCTCTTAAGTCATACTGTTCCTGTTCAATACTCTAAAAGGTACCACAAAAGCTCCAGGGGTATCAAAACCACATTTTTTAACCCTTAAAGGTATGATAAGCACCCCAGTCATTGTCATGAGGGACTTCCCCACTCAGGCTGTTACCATCTGTTGATGAAAATTTAGTAATGATAACTATCGCTGGAGATAACGATGGGTTGAAATCttaaaggttttttttacttaaaCAACAAATCCCAATGACACTATCTTTTTTGATCTTGGGTCTCTACCtgaatgcatttttttttttgggggggggggggaggaggggctCTTTTCAATTAAGTTGTATCTGTAATGAATTTGTTGTTTACTAATAAATAATTGCATACTTTATAAAGTGTAACCTTGGCATGCCAATCTGCATGCTCTGGAGGAACCCCCTCTAGCCTGTCATAGCTGCTCTGACCATCCCTAAATGTCCATTCCACATTTCTTGCCCTCTCTTCAAACAGTTGATCTCCATGTACTGGCACAGTGGCAACTACTTCTTTTCTATTCTCTGATGCAAAGCATGGAACATACTTTAACGCATAGTCCTTTAAGATTTGCGCCATGTCTGCTGCAACATTTGGATTGAAAAATTCCATGCCAAGAGAgcactgaaatcaaattaatTATATATGAAcatatataaaaatatatatgaatTTATACATGGATGATTTTAGTACTCCAGTGCTCAATTTGTGTGTGGGTTGTTTCGGTGACCAAACTGAGAAGTTTAAGGTGGAAattaattatcttttttttttttttcggccaACTATGGGTTCAAAGAAATACCTTACTTACCAAAAGATAGCATGACAAGTGTGTTAATGTTAAGCAAGAGAGCATAACGGAAAAATAGTTTACCGTTGCCTGAATCCTGAAAGGAACTCAAATAGCCTTATTTCTTGGACATCGTACTGATAAGTATAGGATATTAATGTATACAATGCAGAcaataaaataatgttaatgGTTTTATGTATACCAGCACTCACTGTTTCAGATTTTGTTGCCATTTCTTTTGAATATTTATGAGGAATgtgaaaaataacatttttcctaAAGGCTTTGAATGGTGGTAGATATTTTGTCACAACTCTGCTAACAAGGACAGCCCACTGCCAAACGAAGTTGTTCTGCACGGCTGCATCTGGTAATAGTTCAAGGAACTGGAGGTCCTTTAAGGTCTTCTGAGGCATGGTTGATTCAAGAGCAGGATCTGACACTTTATCAAGCACAACAAACTGGTGTGTCCAGTGCAGAGAGCGGTTTGAGTTATCTTTTGTTTGGATACGAGCATTGATGTTCACATCAATGTTATCACGAACAATCCTACCAAATACAAGATtgctattaattaaaaagaGCAATACCGAAAATAGTATTGACATTTTTTTGACAGGTTGTTTTAAACATTTAAATTCGATTTTCCCTGTCTTTCCTGTATATACTACCTCTTAAAATCTTTGCCCATTtacaacatgtacatgtacctattGTGGGCAGAGGCACTATAGCTCCTCAACCCCACATTTGGCAAGTCCGCCATGATATGTAACAGAGTGTCTTTCTAATGAGCATACATAAATAAGTAGCTCATTAGTATATCAATAACCCATTGTATGAGGCCTAATCAGTAACAAAAAAAGTGcaataattaattaagtaatccaaaaacaaaatacagtaCTTAACCTAAAAAGTAAATGTTACACTACTTTGAAACTAGTGTAATTcagtatttatttcatttttttgatGAAACTTACTTGAAAAAAGGGAGCTTTTCATTTCCCATTCTCCTCATCGTTTCATCGAGAACTTCGTTGGTGATTGATGTCTCGTTAAGGCTTTGACGCGACCTCTCGAGTTGTTTGACGGTCTGCACATAATTATCAGCACTATACCACTCGTACGTCTTGATTGTTGTCTCGCTGATGTCAACATCCAATATCAAGTCCATGTCGTCGTCTTCCTTCTGGGTAACCTGTTTTTCCCTAATTTCCTCGACAAGAAGCTTAGTACATTTGTTTGCCTCGATCGACTTACGCCACAGAATCGCCTTGTAGTCAAAGTTTTCTCCCATTTTTTGTTGCAAAGCCACCACCATGTCATGGGACATGCAGATACCGAGGTGATGTAGTCTTGTAAAGTCCTTGTAACTAACACCACTATGAAATAAAACAGTTGAAATTCTGTAGGCAGCAGCGGACATCGTTGGGTTTCGACAGCGAATTCATGTAGAGACTGCAAGAGCAATCGCGTTAACAGCTCTCTCCCTGGACGCTTCTGAATTTAAACTATACATGTTTGACGCCTGACAAAGCACACTGTATAAAAGTGGACAATGGATCTCGACTTCTTTAAAAACTGTTTTGTTCGAGAAAACAGCTAACTGATCTGGGCTGCTCTCCTTCAAGCAGCTTTCGCTCTTCGTGTAGTCCTTGCACTCCTTTGCCACCTCGCGCGCAAACGCATCTTTGAACTCCTGTGCAAGAAGCTCGTGACGAAGACATGCGTTGGCCACGGTCGCCCAATTTTTTAATGCGATGTTTCTGATGATACTTTGGCTCTCTTCGTCAATTTTATTTATCACGGAAACGTCTCCACTGGGATATGAAATTACGACTTTGTCCGCGGCTCCTTTCGACGTATCCAAATCGTCAATGTTGCATTTAGACAACACATTGCAATGAACTGCTCTAAAAAAATCGTCGGTTTTTCCGCGGTCGTCAAATTGTAGAGATTTTTTGCTCTTCACATTGGACGCTTCCATtactttttcgtttcttttcgtTTCAGGAGAATTAGTTCTAACGCTTTTTCGGTTAGGAGGACTGCTGCGTGCTGTAGGCGACAAAACGTCGAGTAACTTTCTCTTCGCACCTTCGGAATTCTCCTTGTTTTCTTCTCTCTTCTGCGCTAAACGTGTAGTTATGAATGGGAAAAGTTCACACAAGTTCTTGATCTTCCGATAACAGGCATTGCAGGCCACTTGTGACTCGTTGTCAGAAGCAATCACTGTTATCCCAACGTTCTTCAGAGATTCGCTCAAAACAACTCCGAATATTTCTTTTCTCGCCGACGGTTTAAATATATTTACACACGATTTTGCCACACAGTTCCCATATGTAACCTTCAGATTCGCCTGGCAAACTCTACAAACATCGTTacaattgttttcctttttgggCCGGCCTCTTTTCCCTTTTTCCATCCTCCAAAGATAttcaaattatttcattttctcgcgcaaaaaatgaaaacaagaaataCGGAAACCAGATACAGAATTTGCCGCCAAAAAAGCGGCGTGATTCTGATTGGATAATTTTGACAGCCAGACATTCCACAGTTGAGTGggttttgcatatttaattagGGGGCGGaatgaagaaaacaatagcgtcCTTGCAGGCCGTCCCttctccctccctccctacaCTCCGGCGCCCCTTTCtacggcctgccacgcaggctatgTCGGGCCGTCCTTAGCATACATTTTTAAGAGCTGTATAGATGCTGAAATCTTTCCAAACGAGTGGAAAATTGCCAAAGTTACACCGCTGTTTAAGAAAAGATTCAAGCGTAAACTAGGGAACTATCGACCAATATCAGTATTGCCATTCGTCTCaaaagttttcgaaaaaattatttatcatcaactTTATGATTATCTTCAGGAAAATAGGCTCTTGAACACGTACCAATCTGGCTTTCGATCAATGCACAGCACGACAACAGCGCTGCTTGAGACAACGAATAACTGGTCAATTAATATTGACAACGGTCTCTTGAATGGCGTGCTGTTtattgatcttaaaaaggcctttgatacgatCGATCATGAAATAATTTTGCGGAAACTTGCGAACTACGGGATTGATCCAAATGCTCTACGATTTTTTGCGTCCTACTTATGTAATAGATCCCAAAAATGTACTGTCAACGGAGCGTTATCCAGTGCAAGTAAATTAACCTGCGGGGTTCCCCAGGGAAGTATACTGGGACCTTTGTTCtttctaatatatataaatgatcttcctaattgcctcgatatatcctgtgcaaaaatgtttgccGACGATACTAACATCACCGTCCCCGGTTGCACTTTTGCCGAATTCGAACAAGCAACCAATTCTGAACTTACCAATCTTTATAGCtggctaaaagcaaataagcttagtctaaacatcgcgaaaactgagtttatggtgGTTAGTTCTCGTCAGAAGTTCCTTGCAGAGAATTGTGGTGAACTTAACATCCAATTAGACAACCAACCAATAAGTAGGGTTGAACATGCCAAATCATCAGGTTTGATTATTGATGACGGACTTTCATGGTCCAATCACATCAAAGAACTATGCAGAAAGATATCCTCGGCAATCGGTGCTCTGAGGCGCATTAGGTCCCTCATTTCTCAATCCACTgcagtacaaatatataaagccttaatccaacctcattttgattattgtgcccccgtttgggatggattgagttcttatctatgtgagaaactacaaaaattgcaaaaccgagcagctagggttattctgcaagccaactgcgaggtaagctcaagcctgcttcttgaaacattgaagtgggaccagctatcattaagaagaaaaaagcataAAGCTATAATGATGTTTAAGTCCCTGAACGGGTTAGCCCCAGTGTACTTGCATGAATTATTCAGTGAGCGACATACAGACTATGACTTGCACGATTCTTTCCGTAAGTTAAACTTACCTAAGCCGCGTACTAACTATTTGAAACGTAGCTTTGGCTATAGCGGTGCCttactatggaattctcttcctgaaagtattagggcgattagatcaattgggcagtttaagaaggaaatcaaccgcgcacttgaaacattcgattcccactcggcaatcttgtaaatcagtttttaatagttattttaacttttacatatggatgtaattagaatactattgtcattactgaagatttttaaccgagtttaaataaagaactactactactactactggtGAATATGTCGACGGTAATGATTTTACGCAGAAGGGCGTCCATATGGCAGAGGTGTCgcgtgaaaaaaagaaaaccagatgTCATTGGCTACATCGTTACGTAAACGTAGTCTGCTGCTAAAAGGTTGAACCTATTTCAGTTGCGATCGCTAAGTGCACATGGGCATAACGTAAATAAATGCCTAAAATACAACGCGCCAGTGGAAATTGCGAAACGTAAAGTCAACGCAAGAGATTGCACGCGtaaatgcaaataaaaatactgcagcaaaaacaaagcaataataaattACAAATAAAGAACAATAAGAAGGTCGGACAAGGGTCGAAAAGAACGAAGTACTGATCCAATTCAGCTTGACCGCCTTATTTTACAACACTCCCCGCTTAAGTTGACATTTTCTGTTGCTTCTTGTTTTGGAGATCTTGAGTCATAAGAAAAGTCTTATAGATCTAGACGCTGTACGAAAGCCAAGAACCGTGAAATGAGACAACTTGAATGGGTTTCACTGACTTGGCTTTTCCTCCATGTTGGTGGGCTCTCTGAATGGAGAGAGGAAATTTCAAAGTTGACAATTGTGATGTTATTTAATGTCAAGTTGTACTTAATTAATTGCTAAAATGATCTTTTTTTCCGGACGTCGTTTTGTTCCCAACTATAACTGCCAGCCATCTGCCGGCATATCAAATGACGTTTACGAGATGTATGAGTGGTAATCCTTTGCCAGGCAAAAGCACTGAAGGGGTTTCTTccacaaaatataacttggctgtATGATAAATCTTTTGCGATTactcagtctcgttcacgtcctacaatattggctaagtatcctaaaaataaattggtgcgagcggtttcagagtgaaaagagagaatgaaagattatCTGTTGCATGGTTACGCTGTCGTCATAAAGTCGCAATGGATCTGTGAGCAACAgtgatgttgtaaggctgtatgATCTGTGCAATAGTTTCAGAGGTTTCTTTGACGTAGGGTATAGTCATGGTACTGGACGGTGCGTTGTTAAGGTTCGTAGCGTTTGGTTCTGTACGGTACGTGTTGcatgtaacgaagtcgcagttgtagctGTTCTTACTGAAAAGGTTGTCTAAGTTCTTACGTTAGTCTGTTAAACGAGGATCCGTAGCTTACAGTATGGACCGAGAAAAGGAAGCTCGCAAGGTCACACACGCTAACATGTGTTCCGGCCTTTATGGCTCTCATCAGTATGGCATAGCTAAGATAACAGGCGGGTGTATtaggcacccctttaagtggcggCTCCAAATGCAAGAcgtgtggtaagctgggttgggaacagcaaagctgttctcccacggcaagtgtgtgggaaggtggatcacattaagagattgGTGTGTCACAATAATTTCTAAGTGAAGAGCTACAAAAAAGCATGGTGACACACGCTAGCGCCAACcgggtgtggccaacacatcatgCATGCACAAAACCATTGTACCCGGTcaatgttagctacgccatgctgatgaggcccagcaaggccgaTACAGCTGTctatggctgctaattgaccaggtgaaatggttgCACGCATGCGTTATGTGTTgaccacaccgggttggtgttagcgtgtgtcaccttgcttttttttttgtttttcgtaaGATGTGTATTATATCTCTGACTTAAAAGTCTTAGTCgctttttgaaatttatttcatgtgAACATCATGTTCACATCATGTTTCATCGATGTTTCAAATTTAAGGGGCCCTTCTTttgaattagccaatcatagccgTCGTACTATCTGAGATAATGCATTTATTATCTTTTCTGTGCGGTTCGACGAGGAATCAACagtcgtttaaaaaaaaaaaagaagatagaCAATCTTTATTCAGAATAATTTTCAACTAGCTTTGGCATAGGTTAATAGCTGCTTTTTTCCAATTAGTGATGTGCGTTGCATACCATCTATCGATATAAGTGGAACCATTTTATGCCTCATATGTCGGATAACGCACAAATAATAAATTGGGGACAGTCATTGTCTTaaaattgtacatgtaaaactCTTAAAGATTGAACGATTTGCCTGGGTTGGCATTGTTGTGTTGACTTCGtccaataaaatttgaagattgAGAGTGTTCTCGTCGATCCTTGAGTTTGCATAATTCAGTTTAACTACCAAgtgcaaaagaaagaaattaaagagaacaaaaaattgaaaaaatagaTCAAAGTAAAGCAGAAAGAGGGAAAAACTCTTTCACCTTAAAAGAGATTATTGTATTGTGTGTGCATTGTTGCTTTTCTTGAATGAAGTAAATCTACgcatttgaagtgtgggttatagacaTAATGGGGACGAGATCCTTGCAGTCAGCTGGTTAAGCAATTGCTTCTAATTATAGACATGGACATAAAAAAAATTTAGGCGGCTTTAACGGGCCTCTGGGATGACGGTGCATAGCTCAGTTGTTCGTGCGTTGAaatcaagtaaacttctaagagCGCGTCTTCCAACCAAGAGgtgtttcttcaaaaagtgACACCTCCTTTGTGGAAGCGCTGC encodes the following:
- the LOC137974204 gene encoding putative ATP-dependent DNA helicase Q1, with the protein product MADRFELLLKETIRSLEENGIKFMLKVEQKTAIRHLFEKKDLLAVLPTGYGKSLIFQLLVLLAKRAGNYASLLVITPLVSIINDQVMEIEAMNLTACNLAQKLGDLEDIEGGKFNVVYASAESATDKRFLQSLKKNTTFSSSLVACVVDESHTVETWTRLRKSKGRKHRYDTTLAFRGAYGELSLIRSLLKKGTPFAALTGTADSETCSVIQSKLSLKDPMVIRISPNRTNLRFSVHNKSKPEMFNELNWLIDHVKEKGESASKTIIFCNTMNDIACVINYLLLKLGHFAYSPKKSREHSDCLVGIYHSSCWQHSKDRVVQSLKGQGKVRLVVASTALSMGVNFPDIRYIINWGPARSLLDQHQEAGRAGRDGLPSHVLIIYHGQQLSHCEDDMKEFVKTTGCLRVAAYKSLDERIQPQEPQHSCCSHCSLNCMCDHCEASLPLFEKPHANNEDSVKEILLTRPVSNQDKVDLIDSLLEVKNSLVTKHSVFDGVSCHGFSDQLVQDVVANCPYLFTISDISELCPVFSISHCLKVLEIIQEIFLDIPNFDEFMDIIRLPVDHTNCENLGRLLWNETLLGDDSTGSEDDEEFVEVLTL